The Wolbachia endosymbiont of Ctenocephalides felis wCfeT genomic interval AAGTGTAGGAATGTTTAGCTATCCCACTATTTGCCAACGCCCATTTAGTTTATCAACAAGCTTGTTTGGAACTCGTTCACCATTACGCAATTCAAAAACTATTTGACGTGCAGTGCCTTCTTCATCTTGTGCAAACATGACCATTCCAGTACTGTAGAATCCGCGCAAAGACCCAGCACCACTTAAACCTTGAAATGGATCTTCCTCGAGCATTTTCTTAGATAATTTTTTCGTGTGGTGGGTGAGTATTATGCCCGCATCTGGATTAATAGCATTACGTAATTTTTCAAGCGTTTTTTGCAGGAAGAATAGCATAGCACTATTATCATTTTCATTGCCATATTCACTGCTAAAGATGTTCCGAAGAGGATCTATGGCCACAATATCAGGTTTAAAGCGCTCTTTGACAATTTCTTTTATCTTGTTTATCTCTTCACCACTAAATGATATTTGCACCTTTGGAGTAATAACTAAGTTATTAGCAGCTATATCCAAAAGTTCGTTATTAAGTTGAAGTTGTTGCAAACGCTCTTTCATGTATTCATACTCGATTTCAGTTTGCATATAGAAAATTTTCATAGGACGACTTGGCGCCATTCCGAGAAACGAAACTCCAGCAGCCATATGAACTAGCCAAGAAATCAAAAAATCACTCTTTCCAATCTTAGGTGGACCACCAAATACTAGTAAACCTCTCTGAGTTAAAATCCTTGGTGAAATTATATCCTCTGGAATAGGCAACCGATCATTCAAATATTCCTTCATACTGAAAAAAGGAATCTTTTGACCGATATTCAGAAAATCTTGTAGCATAAGTAACCCTCCAAAAGTTAATTGTGTGCAACAAATTGAGTAGTAGTAGAAGCAGTAGAAAAAGTGAAGGCCTTAGCTTTAATTTTCGTAAGTAATTTTCCCAGATGTGGCTCTTCAACCATATCAAGAGAGCCACTACGATCTTTAGCAGGATAACCCCAAGGATTGATGGTATGACAGACAAATGAACGTTTCTCTGTACCATCCTCTTTCTTGATTGCAACCATACTAATTACTTCATCAACAATTCCAGGTATTTCACTGGCAGTCTTAGCCCCCTCACACTGAGGAAGCCAAGTTGGACGGTTGAAATCATCTAGGTATTGACCTAAAGTGCCAACTGTAATAATGTCTTTACTCGGAATATGCTGAAACTGATTGAGCCAAGCCATCATCTCCTGAGCAAGTAATCCATATGCAGCTCTCATATCTTGTTTGCCGTTTCTTTCAGAAAAAGCTTCAGGTTGCATTTTTGCCCATAATAGACAAAGACGTGATGCTACTGTAATACTGTCAATGAAAATACATCGATATTTAGAAAACTCTGAAAGAAGCTCTTTGTACTTACTAGACACATAATCGTAATGTCTTTGACTATAAGCTGAATCAGCTTTTAATGCAGGATTTGGACCACCAATTAGGCAGGCAATATCCCGAGCTTGATTCCAGGTACGAATATTGATAGAATCTCCTTGCCAATCTTGAACAGCAAGAAGTCCAGCTTCAAAATCAAGACAAAGTGTTGGCTCATCTAAAGTCTTTAAGAGACTAGTTTTACCTATACCGTAAGGACCAAAGATGACCATTTTTATACCTGTTTGAACTTTTAGTCGTTCATTGCTATTTATTATTTTCATTTTAGCCTCTTATTCACTTTTGTAAGCAGCGTATACATATATATACAATCAAAAACACCAATGTGTCTAAAAATTAAGAATTTTTTTCACTAAAATATACAAGCAAAAACAGCTATTCACTTTTGTAAGCAGCGTATACATATATATACAATCAAAAATCGCCAAGTGTCTAAAAATTAAGAAAATTTTCCCACTTAAAAGCTGCTATAAAATTTTTAATACCTCACTACAAAGCTGCTATGCAAATATGTCTAAAAATGTGAAAATTTATCACGTATTTGCTTGAGGATGTTATATATGGTTGTTCTTGGCATTCCTGTGATTTTAGCAACTTCAGTAGCTGTAAATGACTTAAGTAGTTCGCATATACTTCTTTCAGGTTCAAGTAGTGTTGCAAATATATAATCTACATCAAAACGTGCTGCTGTATCGTGCTCAAAACATCTATGATCAGGTATATCATCATCAACGTCGAATTCTATAAAGCATTCAGTGCGTTTGCGCTTAAGTAGTAGATTATTAGCACAAGATCTGGTTAGCTGAGCAACAAAAGTACCAAAACTACCTCTTGTTTCGTCATATTGATTAAGACGAGGCCAAACTTCACAAAAAAGTTCCTGCTCTATATCTTCAAGACTTTCATTAATAAAATATCTATTATAATTAAGACGATTTGCATAGTATTTTACCCATCTAATGACTGTGGTATTAACTCCTAAAAAAGAATTTTTGGATTTCATATAAACCTCTAATAACTAAAGGCTTATAAATAATGATTTTGGCGAGACTCCGCAGAATTTAAATAAGTCCTAGTTGATTTATTATAGAAAATAGAATAAGACAACTATTAATTTTACTAGATTAGAGAATAAGACTTTCTAAAAATTAAATAAGATTAGAATAAATTATTTATATTCTTGCTTTTTATATTAAATTTATAAGATAATATGTGTTTATATTAAAGATATTTTAGCAAGCCAGTGCTGCTTTGAATTTAACACGTAGCTTTTGTAAAATGTGGTACACGGTGCTTCTGGCTATTTTATTCATCTGGGCAATATCACTTGGATCAAAAAACTTAAGCTGCCTACATAAATCTTGCCATTTTTCAGGTAATGTTGGAATGATACTTTCTACATCAATACGGATCGTAGCTTCGTTAATTGGGTACGCCGTACCAGATAAAACTGAAAAAGGTTTGCCACTATACTTATTACGTTGTTGTTTTTTCATGAGGTTGGAGGCACGACCTTTAATTACCATGTTAGCAAAGATGAAGAAGTTACCCTTAGTTTCATCATACCGGCTAAGATAAGGCCATGACTGGTATAGAAGTTCTTGTTCTATATCTTCAAGTTCTTCATGAGCAAAATGTTCAAAGTCTTTGAGATATTTGGTGTAGAATCTTATTTGTGCAACTACAATAGGATTAACACCATAGTAGCAATTTTTAGATTTCATATAACTTCACTTTCACATTAAATGTTATACAAGAAAAGTTACAGGGTTGTTCAAGCTTTTTTTGAGAAAATTTGTAAAGAGATTAAGATACATGAAAACTATGATCATTAAAATAGCTCTAAAATGGCTAAGAATTCAGCAAAGTGTACCAAGTTGCTCTACCTTTTCCATATTGGGCAATATGATTACTTTTTACCAAATTGAATACATGCTTTTTCAAAGTATTACGATTTGCCTTGGTAATACTTTCCAGATCGCTAATTGTAAGACGCCCATGCTTGCTGAGTAACGATAATATTTGGGATGAAAGAGGGGACAAATGGAGGTTTAACATCCTTTCGTTGGCTACTTTTTGCTCTAGGTAAATTTTTTGTTTCTGTAGGGATCGCAGAAAAAACGTGAGCCAAGGACTCAAGTCCGGTTTATCTGTTTTTAATGATTGTTGGCT includes:
- a CDS encoding sigma-70 family RNA polymerase sigma factor, producing MKSKNSFLGVNTTVIRWVKYYANRLNYNRYFINESLEDIEQELFCEVWPRLNQYDETRGSFGTFVAQLTRSCANNLLLKRKRTECFIEFDVDDDIPDHRCFEHDTAARFDVDYIFATLLEPERSICELLKSFTATEVAKITGMPRTTIYNILKQIRDKFSHF
- a CDS encoding ATP-binding protein, whose product is MKIINSNERLKVQTGIKMVIFGPYGIGKTSLLKTLDEPTLCLDFEAGLLAVQDWQGDSINIRTWNQARDIACLIGGPNPALKADSAYSQRHYDYVSSKYKELLSEFSKYRCIFIDSITVASRLCLLWAKMQPEAFSERNGKQDMRAAYGLLAQEMMAWLNQFQHIPSKDIITVGTLGQYLDDFNRPTWLPQCEGAKTASEIPGIVDEVISMVAIKKEDGTEKRSFVCHTINPWGYPAKDRSGSLDMVEEPHLGKLLTKIKAKAFTFSTASTTTQFVAHN
- a CDS encoding sigma-70 family RNA polymerase sigma factor; this translates as MKSKNCYYGVNPIVVAQIRFYTKYLKDFEHFAHEELEDIEQELLYQSWPYLSRYDETKGNFFIFANMVIKGRASNLMKKQQRNKYSGKPFSVLSGTAYPINEATIRIDVESIIPTLPEKWQDLCRQLKFFDPSDIAQMNKIARSTVYHILQKLRVKFKAALAC
- a CDS encoding AAA family ATPase, yielding MLQDFLNIGQKIPFFSMKEYLNDRLPIPEDIISPRILTQRGLLVFGGPPKIGKSDFLISWLVHMAAGVSFLGMAPSRPMKIFYMQTEIEYEYMKERLQQLQLNNELLDIAANNLVITPKVQISFSGEEINKIKEIVKERFKPDIVAIDPLRNIFSSEYGNENDNSAMLFFLQKTLEKLRNAINPDAGIILTHHTKKLSKKMLEEDPFQGLSGAGSLRGFYSTGMVMFAQDEEGTARQIVFELRNGERVPNKLVDKLNGRWQIVG